A single window of Jiangella alkaliphila DNA harbors:
- a CDS encoding AzlC family ABC transporter permease yields MSDDSRPAIRRDAAAIAAYAAAFGASFGAVSVASGLSVWQTMVLSLVMFSGASQFALIGVIGGGGAGLAAVPTALLLGVRNAFYGVPLTRILGRHDLSGPRRLATAHLVIDETTAMAVGRDERSAQRYAFWITGALLLVLWNAGTLAGALGGSAIGDPATLGLDAMIPAAFLALLWPRLRTVEGRVVAAGGALVATALIPLVPAGVPVLAAAPIAVVAGLLPRREASR; encoded by the coding sequence ATGAGTGACGATTCGCGGCCCGCGATCCGGCGCGACGCCGCCGCCATCGCCGCCTACGCCGCCGCGTTCGGCGCCTCCTTCGGCGCCGTCTCGGTCGCGTCCGGGCTCAGCGTGTGGCAGACGATGGTGCTGAGCCTGGTGATGTTCAGCGGCGCGTCGCAGTTCGCGCTGATCGGCGTCATCGGCGGCGGCGGGGCCGGGCTGGCGGCCGTCCCGACGGCGCTGCTGCTCGGCGTGCGCAACGCGTTCTACGGCGTCCCGCTCACCCGGATCCTCGGCCGCCACGACCTGTCCGGCCCGCGCCGGCTGGCCACGGCGCACCTGGTCATCGACGAGACGACGGCCATGGCGGTCGGCCGGGACGAACGGTCGGCGCAGCGGTACGCGTTCTGGATCACCGGCGCGCTGCTGCTCGTCCTGTGGAACGCGGGGACGCTGGCCGGCGCGCTGGGCGGGTCGGCGATCGGCGATCCGGCGACGCTGGGGCTCGACGCGATGATCCCGGCGGCGTTCCTGGCGTTGCTGTGGCCCCGGCTGCGGACGGTGGAGGGGCGGGTGGTGGCGGCGGGCGGTGCGTTGGTGGCGACGGCGCTGATCCCGCTGGTGCCGGCCGGGGTCCCGGTGCTCGCCGCCGCGCCGATCGCCGTCGTCGCCGGTCTGCTGCCGCGACGGGAGGCGTCGCGATGA
- a CDS encoding GlxA family transcriptional regulator — protein MTHRVVVLARHGVIPFELSIPARIFGAARTADGRQLYDVRTCGLAAGTVRTDADFDVVVPHGPEALTGADTVVIPASYETTSVSRDGRLPAELAAAFERIEQKTRLVSICTGAFALAAAGRLDGRPATTHWRSTGRFAELFPQVKLDPDVLFVDDGDILTSAGVAAGIDLCLHIVRRDFGTAVANRAARRCLVPPWRDGGQAQYVDQPVPEAAAPTTAGARTWALARLDQPLTLDDLASQQAMSVRTFTRRFRQENGVSPGQWLIQQRVDRARHLLEDSDLTVDEVARRCGFGTTASMRQHLRASLGVSPSGYRRTFRS, from the coding sequence ATGACCCATCGCGTCGTCGTGCTGGCCCGGCACGGCGTGATCCCGTTCGAGCTGTCCATCCCGGCGCGCATCTTCGGCGCGGCCCGGACGGCGGACGGCAGACAGCTCTACGACGTGCGCACCTGCGGCCTCGCCGCGGGCACCGTCCGCACCGACGCCGACTTCGACGTCGTCGTGCCGCACGGCCCCGAGGCGCTGACCGGCGCCGACACCGTCGTCATCCCGGCGTCGTACGAAACCACCAGCGTCTCCCGCGACGGCAGGCTCCCGGCCGAACTGGCCGCGGCCTTCGAGCGCATCGAACAGAAGACGAGGCTCGTCTCGATCTGCACCGGCGCGTTCGCGCTGGCCGCCGCCGGCCGGCTCGACGGCCGGCCGGCGACGACGCACTGGCGCAGCACCGGCCGCTTCGCGGAGCTGTTCCCGCAGGTCAAGCTCGACCCCGACGTGCTGTTCGTCGACGACGGCGACATCCTGACCTCCGCGGGGGTCGCCGCCGGCATCGACCTGTGCCTGCACATCGTCCGCCGCGACTTCGGCACCGCCGTCGCCAACCGCGCCGCCCGCCGCTGCCTCGTCCCGCCGTGGCGCGACGGCGGCCAGGCCCAGTACGTCGACCAGCCGGTCCCCGAGGCGGCCGCGCCCACGACCGCCGGCGCACGCACCTGGGCGCTCGCGCGCCTCGACCAGCCGCTCACCCTCGACGACCTCGCGTCGCAGCAGGCGATGAGCGTCCGCACGTTCACCCGCCGGTTCCGCCAGGAGAACGGCGTCAGCCCCGGCCAGTGGCTGATCCAGCAGCGCGTCGACCGCGCCCGCCACCTGCTGGAGGACAGCGACCTCACCGTCGACGAGGTGGCCCGCCGCTGCGGCTTCGGCACGACGGCGTCGATGCGCCAGCACCTGCGCGCCAGCCTCGGCGTGTCGCCGTCCGGCTACCGCCGCACCTTCCGGTCGTGA
- a CDS encoding tRNA (cytidine(34)-2'-O)-methyltransferase, giving the protein MFHVVFYEPRIPPNTGNAIRMVAATGAHLHLVRPLGFDLDDAKLRRAGLDYHDLANVTVHDDLAAAWAALEPANVYAFATTGTTRHSDVEYRPGDVLLFGPEPTGLPPEVLDDPRVTGRVRIPMLAGRRSLNLSNSAAVAVYEAWRQHDYAGV; this is encoded by the coding sequence GTGTTTCATGTCGTCTTCTACGAGCCGCGCATCCCGCCGAACACGGGCAACGCGATCCGCATGGTCGCGGCCACCGGGGCGCACCTGCACCTGGTCCGCCCGCTCGGCTTCGACCTCGACGACGCGAAGCTGCGCCGCGCCGGCCTCGACTACCACGACCTCGCGAACGTGACGGTGCACGACGACCTCGCCGCGGCCTGGGCGGCACTGGAGCCTGCCAACGTCTACGCCTTCGCCACCACCGGCACGACCCGGCACAGCGACGTCGAGTACCGTCCCGGCGACGTGCTGCTGTTCGGCCCGGAGCCGACCGGCCTGCCGCCCGAGGTGCTCGACGACCCGCGCGTCACCGGCCGCGTCCGCATCCCGATGCTGGCCGGACGGCGCTCGCTCAACCTGTCCAACTCCGCCGCGGTCGCCGTCTACGAGGCGTGGCGGCAGCACGACTACGCCGGCGTCTGA
- a CDS encoding NIPSNAP family protein codes for MITCVVTYTVDPRKIADFERFAQRWMSLVNEHGGTHHGYFLPSEGASDQALALFSFPSLAAYEEYRALFGVHPDFVAADAIRDESGCVLRYERTFMRPLLP; via the coding sequence GTGATCACCTGCGTCGTCACCTACACCGTCGATCCCCGCAAGATCGCCGACTTCGAGCGGTTCGCCCAGCGATGGATGTCGCTGGTGAACGAGCACGGCGGGACCCACCACGGTTACTTCCTCCCGTCCGAGGGCGCCAGCGACCAGGCCCTCGCGCTGTTCAGCTTCCCCAGCCTGGCCGCCTACGAGGAGTACCGCGCGCTGTTCGGCGTGCACCCGGACTTCGTCGCCGCCGACGCCATCCGCGACGAGTCCGGCTGCGTGCTCCGTTACGAGCGGACGTTCATGCGCCCGCTCCTCCCCTAG
- a CDS encoding ASCH domain-containing protein, with the protein MLFQKRFWAGIADGTVTLAFRRWARQQVLPGRPYRTPAGRIEVIAVTVVDPASISDDDARAAGHPDAASLLADLPGDPANPTYRIEFHPATDPDPRAQLASGGELQPAEIAEITKRLDRLDRASSYGAWTRETLQLIEQHPERRAGDLADLVGRERAPFKLDVRKLKNLGLTQSFPIGYRISPRGRAYLDATAD; encoded by the coding sequence GTGCTGTTCCAGAAGCGCTTCTGGGCGGGCATCGCCGACGGGACGGTGACGCTGGCGTTCCGGCGCTGGGCCCGCCAGCAGGTGTTGCCCGGCCGCCCGTACCGCACGCCGGCCGGCCGCATCGAGGTCATCGCGGTCACCGTCGTCGACCCGGCGTCCATCAGCGACGATGACGCCCGCGCCGCCGGCCACCCGGACGCCGCCAGCCTGCTGGCCGACCTGCCGGGCGACCCGGCCAACCCGACGTACCGCATCGAGTTCCATCCGGCCACCGACCCGGACCCCCGCGCCCAGCTGGCCTCCGGCGGCGAACTGCAACCGGCCGAGATCGCCGAGATCACCAAGCGGCTCGACCGCCTCGACCGCGCCTCGTCCTACGGCGCCTGGACCCGTGAGACGCTGCAGCTGATCGAGCAGCACCCCGAGCGCCGCGCCGGCGACCTCGCCGACCTCGTCGGCCGCGAGCGCGCCCCGTTCAAGCTGGACGTGCGCAAGCTGAAGAACCTCGGGCTGACACAGAGCTTCCCGATCGGCTACCGCATCTCGCCGCGCGGCCGCGCCTACCTCGACGCCACGGCGGACTGA
- a CDS encoding GNAT family N-acetyltransferase, whose protein sequence is MSEPPAIVADRSVRLAWAADTDAIGAVQARAWTASYAPLLPAALLADVDAPTFAAAWLEAVTRPPSAQHRVLVALEAGRVVGFAATAPSEDPDAQPGDGEVVAFHVDPAALGEGHGSRLLAAVADTLRADGFTRARMWLVVGDDAMRGFLEPAGWAPDTAHRTLDLTGDGTATLRQVRLHTSLSPEPEVQS, encoded by the coding sequence GTGTCCGAGCCGCCCGCCATCGTCGCCGATCGTTCCGTCCGCCTCGCCTGGGCCGCCGACACCGACGCCATCGGTGCCGTGCAGGCCCGGGCGTGGACCGCGTCCTACGCTCCCCTGCTTCCGGCGGCCCTGCTCGCCGACGTCGACGCGCCGACGTTCGCGGCCGCCTGGCTGGAGGCCGTCACCCGACCCCCGTCGGCCCAGCACCGAGTGCTCGTCGCGCTCGAGGCCGGCCGCGTCGTCGGATTCGCCGCCACGGCGCCGTCCGAGGACCCCGACGCCCAGCCCGGCGACGGCGAGGTGGTCGCGTTCCACGTCGACCCCGCCGCGCTCGGCGAGGGGCACGGCTCGCGGCTGCTGGCCGCCGTCGCCGACACCCTGCGCGCCGACGGCTTCACCCGCGCCCGCATGTGGCTGGTCGTGGGCGACGACGCGATGCGCGGGTTCCTCGAACCGGCCGGGTGGGCGCCCGACACCGCGCACCGGACGCTGGACCTCACCGGCGACGGGACGGCGACGCTGCGGCAGGTGCGGCTGCACACGTCGCTCTCGCCGGAGCCGGAGGTGCAGTCGTGA
- the ggt gene encoding gamma-glutamyltransferase — translation MAVAGVGLLAPAHAAERNQAETEQSASFERGHSSKPPPKQPTATGYGGAVATVDADATAAGLQVLRRGGTAVDAAVAAAAALGVSEPFSAGIGGGGFFVHYDAKTGEVSTLDGRESAPATATEQRFIDPATGAPLAFADARVSGLSVGTPGTLATWAEALDRWGRFGLARNLRPAIELAEDGFVVDETFRSQVAANAAIFADFPATAELYLPGGGPPAVGTVLPNPDLADTYRQIARRGIDVFYEGPIADEIAATVQDPPVRDGATRNVRPGDLTTGDLAGYEVIERDPTVVEYRGLQVYGMPPPSSGGSTVGEALNILENFDLGAMDEAQALHHYMEATALAFADRNRYVGDPDVIDVPLAELLSQGFADERACLLDPDAAAPKPVAPGVPDGDYSGECATAPDPAAVADEGSTTHLTTADRWGNVVAYTLTIEQTGGSGITVPGRGFLLNNELTDFNFAPTQGNAPDPNLPGPDKRPRSSMAPTIVLDGDGDPLLAVGSPGGATIIGTVLQTLVNRIDLGMDLPEALAAPRLFQPNAVNTSAEPAIDGGPLGVILESQYGHTLAPTPEIGAATGIEFLGRHRLQAVAEPVRRGGGSAAVLRPRR, via the coding sequence ATGGCCGTGGCGGGAGTCGGACTCCTGGCGCCGGCGCATGCGGCCGAGCGAAACCAGGCCGAGACCGAGCAGTCCGCGTCGTTCGAGCGAGGGCATTCCTCGAAGCCGCCGCCCAAGCAACCCACCGCGACCGGCTACGGCGGCGCGGTCGCGACCGTCGACGCCGATGCGACGGCGGCCGGGTTGCAGGTGCTGCGCCGGGGCGGGACGGCGGTCGACGCGGCGGTGGCGGCGGCAGCGGCGCTGGGCGTCAGCGAGCCGTTCTCGGCGGGCATCGGCGGCGGCGGGTTCTTCGTCCACTACGACGCGAAGACCGGCGAGGTCAGCACGCTCGACGGACGCGAGAGCGCGCCGGCGACGGCCACCGAGCAGCGGTTCATCGACCCCGCGACGGGCGCGCCGCTCGCGTTCGCCGACGCCAGGGTGAGCGGTTTGTCGGTCGGGACGCCAGGCACGCTGGCCACGTGGGCCGAGGCGCTGGACCGCTGGGGCCGCTTCGGCCTCGCCCGCAACCTGCGCCCGGCCATCGAGCTGGCCGAGGACGGGTTCGTGGTCGACGAGACGTTCCGGTCGCAGGTCGCCGCCAACGCCGCGATCTTCGCCGACTTCCCGGCCACGGCCGAGCTGTACCTGCCCGGCGGCGGGCCGCCCGCCGTCGGCACCGTCCTGCCGAACCCCGACCTCGCCGACACCTACCGGCAGATCGCCCGGCGCGGCATCGACGTCTTCTACGAGGGCCCGATCGCGGACGAGATCGCGGCCACCGTTCAGGACCCGCCGGTCCGCGACGGTGCGACGCGGAACGTGCGGCCCGGCGACCTGACGACGGGCGACCTGGCCGGCTACGAGGTCATCGAGCGCGACCCGACCGTCGTCGAGTACCGCGGCCTGCAGGTGTACGGCATGCCGCCGCCGTCGTCGGGCGGCTCGACCGTCGGCGAGGCGCTGAACATCCTCGAGAACTTCGACCTCGGCGCCATGGACGAGGCCCAGGCGCTGCACCACTACATGGAGGCAACGGCGCTCGCCTTTGCCGACCGCAACCGCTATGTCGGCGACCCCGACGTCATCGACGTGCCGCTGGCGGAGCTGCTGTCGCAGGGGTTCGCCGACGAGCGCGCCTGCCTGCTGGACCCGGACGCCGCCGCGCCGAAGCCGGTCGCGCCGGGTGTCCCGGACGGCGACTACAGCGGCGAGTGCGCCACCGCGCCCGACCCGGCCGCCGTCGCCGACGAGGGCTCCACCACGCACCTGACCACGGCCGACCGCTGGGGCAACGTCGTCGCGTACACACTCACGATCGAGCAGACCGGCGGCAGCGGCATCACCGTCCCGGGCCGCGGCTTCCTGCTCAACAACGAGCTCACCGACTTCAACTTCGCCCCGACGCAGGGCAACGCGCCCGACCCGAACCTGCCCGGCCCGGACAAGCGGCCGCGCTCGTCGATGGCGCCGACCATCGTTCTCGACGGTGACGGTGACCCGCTGCTCGCGGTCGGCAGCCCCGGCGGCGCGACGATCATCGGCACGGTGCTGCAGACCCTGGTCAACCGCATCGACCTCGGCATGGACCTGCCCGAGGCGCTCGCCGCGCCGAGGCTCTTCCAGCCGAACGCCGTCAACACGTCGGCCGAGCCCGCCATCGACGGCGGCCCGCTCGGCGTGATCCTGGAGAGCCAGTACGGGCACACGCTTGCCCCGACCCCCGAGATCGGCGCGGCCACCGGCATCGAGTTCCTGGGACGGCACCGGCTGCAGGCGGTCGCGGAGCCGGTCCGCCGCGGCGGCGGCAGCGCGGCGGTGCTCCGTCCGCGGCGTTAG
- a CDS encoding MFS transporter: MGHGRILSQCGCPATGGPGSRCRRIVVVTQTVSAPRRQIPRIHRAWWVAVVAFVALVGAAGFRATPSVMIDPFRDEFGWSHGTISFAISVNIMLYGLTSPFAAALMERFGMRRVVAAALTLVAVGSGLTVFMTASWQLVLCWGLLVGLGTGSMALAFVATVTDRWFVARRGLVSGILTAGTATGQLVFLPLLAVLVSDHGWRPASLLVAGVALAAVPLVWFLLRDRPEDVGLRPYGADPAAPLEPRPVATGAGRRAITALTSAARTKAFWLLAGTFAICGASTNGLVGTHFVPAAHDHGMPVTTAAGLLAVIGIFDLVGTIASGWLTDRFDPRLLLGVYYALRGVSLMVLPLLLAGEVHPPMLFFIVFYGLDWVATVPPTIALCREHFGASGPIVFGWVLASHQIGAALVAFGAGLTRDAYGSYDMAWIAAGALCAMAAAMSLAIRRGTRRPPGVR; this comes from the coding sequence ATGGGTCATGGCCGGATTCTTTCACAGTGTGGCTGTCCGGCCACTGGTGGCCCAGGGTCGCGATGCCGCAGGATCGTCGTCGTGACGCAGACCGTCTCGGCGCCTCGTCGGCAGATTCCTCGCATCCACCGCGCCTGGTGGGTGGCGGTCGTCGCGTTCGTCGCGCTGGTCGGGGCGGCGGGATTCCGGGCCACGCCGAGCGTGATGATCGACCCGTTCCGCGACGAGTTCGGCTGGTCGCACGGCACCATCTCGTTCGCGATCTCCGTCAACATCATGCTGTACGGGCTGACGTCGCCGTTCGCGGCCGCGCTGATGGAGCGCTTCGGCATGCGCCGGGTCGTCGCCGCCGCGTTGACCCTGGTCGCCGTCGGGAGCGGGCTGACGGTGTTCATGACGGCGAGCTGGCAGCTGGTGCTGTGCTGGGGGCTGCTGGTCGGTCTGGGGACCGGCTCGATGGCGCTGGCGTTCGTGGCCACCGTTACCGACCGGTGGTTCGTGGCGCGGCGGGGTCTGGTGTCCGGCATCCTCACCGCCGGGACGGCGACCGGGCAGCTGGTCTTCCTGCCGCTGCTGGCCGTTCTCGTCTCCGACCACGGCTGGCGGCCCGCTTCACTGCTCGTTGCTGGGGTGGCGCTGGCGGCGGTGCCGCTGGTCTGGTTCCTCCTCCGGGACCGTCCCGAGGACGTCGGGCTGCGTCCGTACGGTGCCGATCCGGCGGCGCCGTTGGAGCCGCGTCCCGTTGCGACGGGTGCCGGGCGGCGGGCCATCACCGCGCTGACGTCGGCCGCGCGGACGAAGGCGTTCTGGCTGCTGGCCGGCACCTTCGCCATCTGCGGCGCGTCGACCAACGGGCTCGTCGGCACCCACTTCGTCCCGGCCGCCCACGACCATGGCATGCCCGTCACGACGGCGGCCGGCCTGCTCGCCGTGATCGGGATCTTCGACCTCGTGGGCACGATCGCGTCCGGCTGGCTCACCGACCGGTTCGATCCGCGACTGCTGCTGGGCGTCTACTACGCGCTGCGCGGGGTGTCGTTGATGGTGCTGCCGCTGCTGCTGGCCGGCGAGGTGCATCCGCCGATGCTGTTCTTCATCGTCTTCTACGGCCTCGACTGGGTCGCCACCGTCCCGCCGACGATCGCCCTGTGCCGTGAGCACTTCGGCGCGTCCGGCCCGATCGTCTTCGGCTGGGTCCTGGCGTCGCACCAGATCGGCGCCGCCCTGGTCGCGTTCGGCGCCGGCCTGACGCGGGACGCGTACGGCAGCTACGACATGGCCTGGATCGCCGCCGGCGCGCTCTGTGCCATGGCCGCCGCGATGTCCCTCGCCATCCGTCGCGGCACCCGGCGGCCGCCGGGGGTCCGCTAG
- a CDS encoding AzlD domain-containing protein has protein sequence MTGIWAAVIIASVGCYLLKLAGVSLPASVLERDDVQRVATLLPVAMLAGLVAVELFDDAGSLGLDLRLLAGVAAGVVALLLRQSFLVVIIVAAVTTAALRALT, from the coding sequence ATGACCGGCATCTGGGCGGCCGTCATCATCGCCTCCGTCGGCTGCTACCTGCTCAAGCTGGCCGGCGTCTCACTGCCCGCGTCGGTCCTCGAGCGCGACGACGTGCAGCGGGTGGCCACGCTGCTGCCGGTGGCCATGCTGGCCGGTCTGGTCGCCGTCGAGCTGTTCGACGACGCGGGCTCGCTCGGGCTGGACCTCCGGCTGCTCGCCGGGGTCGCCGCCGGTGTGGTCGCGCTGCTGCTGCGGCAGTCGTTCCTCGTGGTGATCATCGTCGCCGCCGTGACGACGGCGGCGTTGCGCGCGCTGACGTAG
- the dapB gene encoding 4-hydroxy-tetrahydrodipicolinate reductase, whose amino-acid sequence MTLRVAVIGAAGRMGQQVAEAVERADGLELAGRFDVGDDLGDLGGADVAVEFTVPGATLANVLHCVEQGVHAVVGTTGWTDESLGQVRAALAVHPKVGVLIAPNFAIGAVLTMRFAAQAARFYESVEVIELHHPDKVDAPSGTAIHTAEVIAEARRAADVSPAPDATASALDGARGARVDGVPVHAVRLRGLVAHEEVLFGSPGETLTIRHDSYDRASFMPGVLAGVRGVVDRPGLTVGLEEILDL is encoded by the coding sequence ATGACGCTACGCGTGGCGGTGATCGGCGCGGCCGGTCGCATGGGGCAGCAGGTGGCCGAGGCGGTCGAGCGCGCCGACGGTCTCGAGCTCGCCGGACGGTTCGACGTGGGCGACGACCTCGGCGACCTCGGCGGCGCCGATGTCGCGGTGGAGTTCACCGTGCCGGGCGCCACGCTCGCCAACGTGCTGCACTGCGTCGAGCAGGGCGTGCATGCCGTCGTCGGCACCACCGGCTGGACCGACGAGTCGCTGGGCCAGGTCCGCGCGGCGCTGGCCGTGCACCCGAAGGTCGGTGTGCTCATCGCGCCCAACTTCGCCATCGGTGCGGTCCTGACGATGCGGTTCGCCGCACAGGCGGCCCGGTTCTACGAGTCGGTCGAGGTGATCGAGCTGCATCACCCGGACAAGGTCGACGCGCCCAGCGGGACGGCGATCCACACCGCCGAGGTGATCGCCGAGGCCCGCCGTGCCGCGGACGTCTCGCCGGCGCCCGATGCGACGGCGAGCGCCCTCGACGGCGCTCGGGGAGCTCGGGTCGACGGCGTGCCGGTGCACGCGGTCCGGCTGCGTGGCCTGGTCGCGCACGAGGAGGTCCTGTTCGGTTCGCCCGGCGAGACGCTGACGATCCGGCACGACTCGTACGACCGTGCATCGTTCATGCCGGGTGTGCTGGCCGGTGTGCGCGGTGTGGTCGACCGGCCCGGGCTGACGGTCGGGCTCGAGGAGATCCTCGACCTGTGA
- a CDS encoding nitric oxide synthase oxygenase, with product MTTDGTHHHPGLPDVPIHSVDLSEAEAFFRQHAAENPHAPSPEDRFSEALVEFGRRGTFSHTTEELEFGARLAWRNANRCIGRLYWRSLIVRDRRHVRSAEGVAAECVEHLRVATNDGRLRPVLTLFAPDQPGRRAPRLRNTQLIRYAGYQGMDSVIGDPSQAEFTRWVESLGWSGKGTDFDVLPLAIETPEDGVGLFDIPGDAVLEVPLSHPEFPWFAELDLKWHAVPAISSMPVRIGGITYPTAPFNGWYMGTEIGSRNLVDADRYDRMTQVGRLLGLDVDNDRSLWKDRVLVEINRAVLHSFDAAGVKIADHHHESEMFMRFVEKEERAGRTAHAEWSWVVPPLSSTTSPVYHRYYDDSTALPGFLPSPGWTPPKEAEVPAECPYHARA from the coding sequence GTGACGACCGATGGGACGCACCACCATCCGGGCCTTCCAGACGTTCCGATCCACTCCGTCGATCTCAGCGAAGCCGAGGCGTTCTTCCGGCAGCACGCCGCTGAGAACCCGCACGCTCCCTCGCCCGAAGATCGGTTCAGCGAGGCGCTGGTCGAGTTCGGCCGGCGCGGCACGTTCAGCCACACCACCGAGGAGCTGGAGTTCGGCGCGCGCCTGGCCTGGCGCAACGCGAACCGCTGCATCGGCCGCCTGTACTGGCGCAGCTTGATCGTCCGCGACCGGCGCCACGTCCGCTCCGCCGAGGGCGTCGCCGCCGAGTGCGTCGAGCACCTGCGCGTGGCCACCAACGACGGGCGCCTGCGGCCGGTGCTGACGCTGTTCGCGCCGGACCAGCCCGGCCGGCGGGCGCCCCGGCTGCGCAACACCCAGCTGATCCGGTACGCCGGCTACCAGGGCATGGACTCCGTCATCGGCGATCCTTCGCAGGCCGAGTTCACCCGCTGGGTCGAGAGCCTGGGCTGGTCGGGCAAGGGCACCGACTTCGACGTGCTGCCGCTGGCCATCGAGACTCCCGAGGACGGCGTCGGGCTGTTCGACATCCCCGGCGACGCCGTCCTCGAGGTACCTCTGTCGCACCCGGAGTTCCCCTGGTTCGCCGAGCTGGACCTGAAGTGGCACGCCGTCCCCGCGATCTCGTCGATGCCGGTGCGCATCGGCGGCATCACCTACCCGACGGCGCCGTTCAACGGCTGGTACATGGGGACCGAGATCGGCTCGCGCAACCTCGTCGACGCCGACCGGTACGACCGCATGACGCAGGTCGGCCGGCTGCTCGGCCTCGACGTCGACAACGACCGGTCGCTGTGGAAGGACCGCGTGCTCGTCGAGATCAACCGCGCGGTGCTGCACTCGTTCGACGCCGCGGGCGTGAAGATCGCCGACCACCACCACGAGTCGGAGATGTTCATGCGGTTCGTCGAGAAGGAGGAGCGGGCCGGCCGCACCGCGCACGCCGAGTGGTCGTGGGTCGTGCCGCCGCTGTCCAGCACGACGTCGCCGGTGTACCACCGCTACTACGACGACTCGACGGCGCTGCCCGGTTTCCTGCCCAGCCCCGGCTGGACACCGCCGAAGGAGGCGGAGGTCCCGGCCGAGTGCCCGTACCACGCGCGGGCCTGA
- a CDS encoding DUF2461 domain-containing protein yields the protein MTFAGIPVEALDFYEDLENDNTKSFWTAHKHVYEKSVRDPMRALADDLSPEFGAVRFFRPYRDVRFAADKSPYKTQQGMVLGGHYVHVGAPGLFVAAGYYQMAPNQVARYRVAVDDARRGEPLAEIVETVRDAGYVVGGDALKTRPRGYDADHPRIELLRQKALVGWLEFGAPDWLHTPAAATHVAAAWRELAPLKQWLDDHVGPSDQPRR from the coding sequence GTGACGTTCGCCGGCATCCCGGTCGAGGCGCTGGACTTCTACGAGGACCTCGAGAACGACAACACCAAGTCGTTCTGGACCGCGCACAAGCACGTCTACGAGAAGTCCGTCCGCGACCCCATGCGCGCGCTGGCCGACGACCTGTCACCCGAGTTCGGCGCGGTCCGGTTCTTCCGGCCGTACCGCGACGTCCGGTTCGCCGCCGACAAGAGCCCGTACAAGACCCAGCAGGGCATGGTGCTCGGCGGCCACTACGTGCACGTCGGCGCGCCCGGGCTGTTCGTCGCCGCCGGCTACTACCAGATGGCGCCCAACCAGGTCGCCCGCTACCGCGTCGCCGTCGACGACGCGCGGCGCGGCGAGCCGCTGGCCGAGATCGTCGAGACGGTGCGCGACGCCGGGTACGTCGTGGGCGGCGACGCGCTGAAGACCCGCCCGCGCGGCTACGACGCCGACCACCCGCGCATCGAACTGCTGCGGCAGAAGGCGCTGGTCGGCTGGCTCGAGTTCGGCGCGCCCGACTGGCTGCACACCCCGGCGGCGGCGACGCACGTCGCGGCGGCGTGGCGCGAGCTGGCGCCGTTGAAGCAGTGGCTCGACGACCACGTGGGGCCATCGGACCAGCCGCGCCGCTGA